One Candidatus Limnocylindria bacterium genomic region harbors:
- a CDS encoding 2-oxoacid:acceptor oxidoreductase family protein, whose product MTAPRYPGIPVVADGSEAIAHVETRISEGSCAYPITPSTTMAALYQAAVADGAANLWGTPLRFIEPESEHSSASAAEGFALAGGRVTNFTAGQGLILMKEVLYVIAGKRLPAVFHVGARALTSQALNIHAGHDDVMGVADTGWGILFARNVQEAADLTAIARRAAEATETPFLVVQDGFLTTHTFENVLLPEDALLREFVGDPREHVRSYFDPKESLMTGVVQNQDAYMKGRIGQRVFYHRLAEEVRLAMHVWTDLTGRPYNLVDAYRCEDAETIVVAMGTIADTAIAVVDELRRAGRRVGCVGVTSFRPFPAARIAAALKHARAVAVIERTDEPAAADNPLTREVKAALADVAGSGAHIPLVASVSAGLGSRDVAAGDIAAVFRWLQEPLSSERRFAVLGIRHPLALERMELDVRPKGAYSMRGHSIGGFGSVTTNKLLAALVGDLFGLRVQAYPRYGSEKKGLPTAYFLTIAEGPIRTHAELERVDFVPLHDVAAFSQGAPLHGLVDGGTVFVQSPLTDPERIWASLPVRARTEILARRVRVVAQDTAALARTHSPRPDLLVRMQGVALVGVFLRVAPFAQRAGLSEDQLMAAVRDRLTRFFGKRGGAVVDANMAVVRAAYDGVIDVTEAIIGAAATPHLQEVT is encoded by the coding sequence ATGACGGCCCCGCGCTACCCCGGCATCCCCGTCGTGGCCGATGGCTCCGAGGCCATCGCGCATGTCGAAACGCGGATATCGGAAGGCTCCTGCGCGTACCCGATCACCCCCTCCACGACCATGGCCGCCCTGTACCAGGCAGCGGTCGCGGACGGCGCGGCGAATCTCTGGGGCACGCCGCTGCGGTTCATCGAGCCGGAGTCGGAGCATTCCTCGGCCTCGGCCGCCGAGGGCTTCGCGCTCGCCGGCGGACGCGTGACGAATTTCACCGCCGGCCAGGGGCTCATCCTCATGAAAGAAGTCCTCTACGTCATCGCAGGCAAGCGCCTGCCCGCCGTGTTCCATGTCGGTGCGCGCGCGCTCACGAGCCAGGCGCTGAACATCCACGCCGGACACGACGACGTGATGGGCGTCGCCGACACGGGCTGGGGGATCCTCTTCGCGCGCAACGTGCAGGAGGCCGCCGACCTCACCGCGATCGCGCGGCGCGCGGCCGAGGCAACGGAGACCCCGTTCCTTGTCGTGCAGGACGGCTTCCTCACGACGCACACGTTCGAGAACGTGCTGCTTCCGGAGGACGCGCTCCTGCGAGAGTTCGTCGGCGACCCACGCGAGCACGTGCGCTCCTACTTCGACCCGAAGGAGTCGCTGATGACCGGCGTCGTGCAGAACCAGGACGCCTACATGAAGGGGAGGATCGGGCAGCGTGTGTTCTACCACCGGCTCGCCGAGGAAGTCCGCCTTGCGATGCACGTGTGGACGGACCTCACCGGCCGGCCATACAACCTGGTCGATGCGTACCGCTGCGAAGACGCCGAAACGATCGTCGTCGCGATGGGCACGATCGCCGACACGGCGATCGCCGTCGTCGACGAGCTGCGTCGCGCGGGCCGTCGGGTCGGCTGCGTTGGGGTCACGAGCTTCCGTCCATTCCCGGCGGCGCGGATCGCCGCCGCGCTCAAGCACGCCCGTGCCGTCGCGGTCATCGAGCGCACCGATGAACCCGCGGCAGCCGACAACCCTCTCACGCGCGAGGTGAAGGCCGCGCTCGCGGACGTCGCAGGGAGCGGGGCACACATCCCGCTCGTCGCGTCGGTCTCGGCCGGCCTCGGCTCGCGGGACGTGGCGGCCGGCGACATCGCCGCCGTCTTCCGCTGGCTCCAGGAGCCACTGAGCAGCGAGCGCCGCTTCGCCGTTCTGGGCATCCGTCATCCGCTCGCGCTCGAACGCATGGAGCTCGATGTCCGACCCAAGGGCGCGTACAGCATGCGCGGGCACTCGATCGGCGGGTTCGGCTCGGTGACGACGAACAAGCTGCTCGCGGCGCTCGTCGGCGATCTCTTCGGCCTTCGTGTTCAGGCCTACCCGCGCTACGGCTCCGAGAAGAAGGGTCTGCCGACCGCGTACTTCCTGACGATCGCGGAGGGACCTATCCGCACGCACGCCGAGCTCGAACGCGTTGACTTCGTGCCGCTCCACGATGTCGCCGCGTTCTCTCAGGGTGCGCCGCTCCACGGTCTGGTCGATGGCGGCACGGTCTTCGTTCAGTCGCCGCTCACCGACCCCGAGCGGATCTGGGCATCGTTGCCGGTCCGCGCACGCACCGAGATCCTCGCGCGGCGCGTTCGCGTCGTGGCGCAGGACACCGCCGCGCTGGCGCGCACCCACTCCCCACGGCCCGACCTTCTCGTGCGCATGCAGGGCGTCGCGCTCGTCGGTGTATTCCTCCGCGTCGCGCCTTTCGCGCAGCGTGCCGGACTGAGCGAGGACCAGCTCATGGCCGCGGTGCGCGATCGCTTGACGCGCTTCTTCGGAAAGCGCGGCGGGGCGGTCGTCGACGCGAACATGGCCGTGGTCCGCGCTGCGTACGACGGTGTGATCGACGTGACCGAGGCGATCATCGGCGCCGCCGCGACCCCCCACCTTCAGGAGGTGACGTGA
- a CDS encoding SRPBCC family protein, translating to MIEARVRIHIARNPEDTFAFFVDLRNEPAYNAQVRRITKTSSGPIGPGTSFEGEHVGFGRVTWHLREFEAPRHVVIEGEVGGSPYRWVGDFAPSGDGTDMIGRMQWEPQGVWRALGPLARVLLAFNARRAFGRFRDTLEQSDPSRWASPPQRHLRAK from the coding sequence GTGATCGAGGCCAGAGTACGGATTCACATCGCCCGAAACCCGGAGGATACGTTCGCGTTCTTCGTGGATCTGCGCAACGAGCCTGCTTACAACGCTCAGGTCCGGAGGATCACCAAAACGTCGTCAGGTCCCATCGGCCCCGGCACGTCCTTCGAAGGGGAGCACGTCGGCTTTGGCCGAGTCACGTGGCACCTGCGAGAGTTCGAGGCTCCGCGTCATGTCGTCATCGAGGGCGAGGTAGGCGGGTCGCCTTACCGCTGGGTCGGTGACTTCGCGCCCTCAGGCGACGGCACTGACATGATTGGGCGGATGCAATGGGAGCCGCAAGGCGTCTGGCGTGCCCTCGGTCCGCTTGCCCGCGTGCTGCTTGCCTTCAACGCACGGCGTGCATTCGGGCGTTTCCGCGACACGTTGGAGCAGAGCGACCCGTCACGCTGGGCGTCGCCCCCACAGCGGCACCTCAGGGCGAAGTGA
- a CDS encoding thiamine pyrophosphate-dependent enzyme, with translation MTLTKQPGAPMETHAVADAQHLFDVHAYVDDFNRAVMDAYRANAADVELPADRGVARSIIPPGTAATRDFSHLAPRIPEFIADRCVGCMSCVNTCPDTAILGIALQKSAVEERTAAFAKTEPNAARAAETARSHFVETRKYGEVPAKRGLEPALFGIFVDPVHCKGCAECVEVCVALGYDALAMVDKAPEGPSAEATLDRYARDMRFFRSLPPTPREYRNEKALADLMLGEHAMGYVGGAGSCSGCGEATAIRMLVAATRQTYGSEGMGIVASTGCNTVFGSTYPYNPYLVPWTNSLFENGPADALGIRARWDQEGKSERRIWVIGGDGAMYDIGFQSLSRMVAAGADIKVLVLDTQVYSNTGGQASTASFGGQVTKLSAYGKSLHGRPERRKELGRILMAHGDVFVAQTTPAHVNHFYKAILDANSYPGPAVVISYAPCQPEHGISDDASNRQSRLAVDSRAFPLFTYDPRKGATLKERLSLQGNPQLAADWSTLPDGTVVDFLTFARTEGRFAPHFSDDGTSSAEIRATQEDRLQNWRTLQELAGTRGTPTTTAISGPSNPVSAPLVAP, from the coding sequence ATGACGCTCACGAAGCAGCCCGGCGCTCCGATGGAGACACACGCGGTCGCCGACGCTCAGCATCTCTTTGACGTGCACGCGTACGTCGACGATTTCAATCGCGCCGTCATGGACGCATATCGCGCGAACGCCGCGGATGTCGAGCTTCCGGCCGACCGGGGGGTCGCCCGGAGCATCATCCCGCCGGGCACTGCCGCGACACGCGACTTCAGTCACCTAGCGCCGCGCATCCCGGAGTTCATCGCCGACCGCTGCGTCGGCTGCATGAGCTGCGTGAACACCTGTCCCGACACGGCGATCCTCGGCATCGCGCTCCAGAAGTCCGCCGTCGAAGAGCGGACCGCGGCGTTCGCGAAGACCGAGCCGAACGCGGCGCGGGCGGCCGAGACGGCGCGCTCGCACTTCGTCGAAACGCGTAAGTACGGCGAGGTGCCGGCAAAGCGTGGGCTCGAACCTGCGCTCTTCGGCATCTTCGTCGATCCGGTGCACTGCAAGGGCTGCGCGGAGTGCGTCGAGGTGTGCGTCGCGCTCGGCTACGACGCGCTGGCGATGGTCGACAAGGCGCCGGAGGGCCCCAGCGCCGAGGCGACGCTGGATCGCTATGCGCGCGACATGCGCTTCTTCCGATCACTTCCGCCGACGCCGCGGGAGTATCGCAATGAGAAGGCCCTCGCGGACCTCATGCTCGGCGAGCACGCGATGGGGTACGTCGGGGGCGCGGGCTCGTGCTCCGGCTGCGGCGAGGCCACCGCGATCCGGATGCTGGTCGCTGCGACGCGACAGACCTACGGCAGCGAAGGGATGGGCATCGTCGCGTCCACCGGGTGCAACACGGTGTTCGGCAGCACCTACCCATACAACCCGTACCTCGTTCCGTGGACGAACTCGCTCTTCGAGAACGGTCCGGCAGATGCCCTCGGGATCCGTGCGCGCTGGGATCAGGAAGGCAAGTCCGAGCGTCGCATCTGGGTGATCGGAGGCGACGGCGCGATGTACGACATCGGCTTCCAGTCGCTGTCGCGGATGGTCGCAGCGGGCGCCGACATCAAGGTGCTCGTGCTGGATACGCAGGTGTACTCGAACACTGGTGGCCAGGCATCGACCGCGTCGTTCGGCGGACAGGTCACGAAGCTGTCCGCGTACGGCAAGTCGCTGCACGGACGTCCCGAGCGCCGCAAGGAGCTCGGCCGCATCCTCATGGCGCACGGTGACGTGTTCGTCGCGCAGACGACGCCGGCGCACGTGAACCACTTCTACAAGGCGATCCTCGACGCGAACAGCTATCCCGGACCCGCCGTCGTGATCTCTTACGCGCCGTGCCAGCCCGAGCATGGGATCTCCGACGACGCATCGAATCGCCAGTCGCGGCTCGCGGTCGACTCACGCGCTTTCCCGCTCTTCACGTATGACCCGCGGAAGGGGGCGACCCTGAAGGAGCGACTCTCACTGCAAGGGAACCCACAACTCGCGGCTGACTGGTCCACGCTCCCCGACGGAACGGTCGTGGACTTTCTCACGTTCGCGCGCACCGAGGGCCGCTTCGCGCCGCATTTCAGCGACGACGGCACGTCGAGCGCTGAGATACGCGCGACACAGGAGGATCGTCTTCAGAACTGGCGAACGCTTCAGGAGCTCGCCGGGACCCGCGGCACACCCACCACCACTGCGATTTCCGGTCCGTCAAACCCCGTGTCGGCGCCGCTCGTCGCCCCGTAG
- a CDS encoding BON domain-containing protein: protein MSVKRADEVIAKAIRRELREDPSTAALHVHVEVRDGVAILRGRADDLKDADNAAEVALRVRGVRRVAEQLTLREPVA from the coding sequence GTGAGCGTGAAACGCGCGGACGAGGTCATCGCGAAAGCGATCCGCCGCGAGCTACGCGAGGACCCGTCGACCGCCGCACTGCACGTACACGTCGAGGTGCGCGATGGGGTCGCCATCCTCCGCGGTCGCGCCGATGATCTGAAGGACGCGGACAACGCGGCGGAGGTCGCCCTGCGCGTACGCGGCGTGCGGCGCGTGGCCGAGCAGCTGACGCTCCGCGAGCCCGTGGCATGA
- a CDS encoding sulfurtransferase TusA family protein, which yields MAMLIHRRLDLQGVPWQLTLSRVSNTMSELSHGELVEVLSTDPGSVRALDTWSRATGNALLESSQFGNVLRFVVRKL from the coding sequence ATGGCGATGTTGATCCACCGACGGCTCGATCTCCAGGGTGTCCCTTGGCAGCTCACGCTCAGTCGTGTGTCGAACACCATGAGCGAGCTCTCCCACGGCGAGCTGGTCGAGGTCCTCTCCACGGACCCCGGGTCGGTGCGCGCGCTCGACACCTGGTCCCGCGCCACCGGCAACGCCCTTCTCGAGTCCAGTCAGTTCGGGAACGTGCTCCGCTTCGTCGTCCGCAAGCTGTAG
- a CDS encoding CBS domain-containing protein, which produces MTRRIVRDVMTKASINVRADAPLSEAAGLLDTYHISGMPVVDRDGHLVGVISQTDLLRARVIDHLWRALPGLAVRHLMTAPAVTASEGMALDDAAALMEKEQIHRLVVVAEDGRTPVGVLSVSDVIHEMAHR; this is translated from the coding sequence ATGACCAGACGCATCGTGCGCGATGTCATGACGAAGGCCAGCATCAACGTCCGGGCGGATGCCCCGCTCAGCGAGGCCGCCGGCCTGCTTGACACGTACCACATCAGCGGCATGCCGGTCGTCGATCGAGATGGGCACCTCGTCGGCGTGATCTCCCAGACCGATCTCCTGCGCGCGCGGGTCATCGATCACCTCTGGAGAGCGCTGCCCGGCCTGGCCGTACGCCACCTCATGACCGCACCCGCCGTTACCGCGAGCGAGGGCATGGCGCTCGACGACGCCGCGGCTCTGATGGAGAAGGAACAGATCCATCGGCTCGTGGTCGTTGCCGAGGATGGACGCACGCCGGTCGGCGTGCTGTCCGTCTCCGACGTCATTCACGAAATGGCGCACAGATGA
- a CDS encoding HAD-IC family P-type ATPase: MIEPTPIGLSDREAAERRSRGLGNPQPPATGRTYREILRDNVFTFVNGVIFVMGLALVALGQWSDALVSVGVVTINVVVGLAQEVRAKRVLDRIALLTRPRARVIRDGAEREIDPAEVVLGDVLVARPGDQIVVDGRISGTGQMDLDESLISGESEPVAKGRDDEVLSGSFCIAGAAAYEAVRVGEASYANRITVGARAPRRALTPLQRQVDLVVRVILFVAVSFGIILVASAIIEGQPAVEVVRLAVVVLGLVPNGLFVAIAAAYAMGAVRMASKGALVQQTNAVESLSNVDVLCLDKTGTLTSGRLVLEALRPFHVDESAARGVLGDVVASLSTLDRTTTAVARSCEGRRRPLADEVSFTSELRWSALAFSDEDGSPLLLGAPEALRTRLTVGDAADVDRVSSQLAERGLRVVLLARAQEPAALRDAGGRPVLPPHLSPIAVVALRDELRPEVRETLSRFAQVGVAIKVISGDHPKTVGAIATSAGIEPVGGIVTGADIERIEGDGLRQFAAEHAIFARVAPHQKERLVQAMREDGRYVAMVGDGVNDVPSLKRADLSIALHGGTQAARAVADLVLLDDSFAALPVAFREGQRILQGMQDVLRLFLTRITFMALLIAAAALVDAGFPYTPKQTALLTLLTVGIPAIALAATARPTPRVRERLVRSLIHFVVPAAWSLALVALLLFVAYTAFGDSLERARSTLTTFSILCGLMLVVYAAPPTRRWTGGENSVAGWPTVALIVPLLGAFAWAITAPELRAFFDLGTLQGVDLAVAVAACSLWAVALRWTWRQRLLERALGITETYAAQRPQQMVGN, translated from the coding sequence GTGATCGAGCCCACACCGATCGGCCTGTCCGACCGTGAGGCTGCGGAGCGGCGCTCGCGCGGCCTGGGTAATCCGCAGCCGCCCGCCACGGGAAGGACCTATCGCGAGATCCTCCGCGACAACGTCTTCACGTTCGTGAACGGCGTGATCTTCGTCATGGGGCTCGCGCTTGTCGCCCTCGGTCAGTGGAGCGACGCTCTCGTCTCTGTCGGGGTCGTCACGATCAACGTGGTCGTCGGACTTGCGCAGGAGGTGAGGGCCAAACGCGTACTCGACCGGATCGCGTTGCTGACGCGTCCGCGAGCACGGGTGATCCGCGACGGAGCGGAGCGCGAGATCGATCCGGCGGAGGTCGTGCTCGGCGACGTGCTTGTGGCGCGCCCGGGCGATCAGATCGTCGTCGATGGAAGGATCTCCGGCACCGGGCAGATGGACCTCGATGAATCGTTGATCAGCGGGGAGTCGGAGCCCGTCGCGAAAGGCCGCGATGACGAAGTGCTCTCGGGCAGCTTCTGCATCGCGGGGGCCGCCGCATACGAGGCCGTCCGCGTGGGCGAGGCAAGCTACGCGAATCGCATCACGGTCGGAGCGCGGGCGCCGCGCCGTGCGTTGACGCCATTACAGCGGCAGGTCGATCTCGTCGTGCGCGTGATCCTGTTCGTCGCGGTGTCATTCGGGATCATCCTCGTCGCATCCGCGATCATCGAGGGCCAGCCCGCGGTCGAGGTGGTCAGACTCGCCGTCGTCGTTCTCGGGCTCGTGCCCAATGGGCTGTTCGTAGCGATCGCCGCGGCCTACGCGATGGGCGCGGTGCGCATGGCCAGTAAGGGCGCGCTGGTGCAGCAGACGAACGCCGTCGAGTCACTCAGCAACGTCGACGTCCTGTGCCTCGACAAGACTGGGACGCTGACATCGGGTCGACTCGTGCTCGAGGCGCTGCGGCCGTTCCACGTTGACGAGTCCGCGGCGCGGGGGGTCCTCGGCGACGTGGTCGCGAGCCTCAGCACACTCGATCGCACGACCACTGCGGTCGCGCGGTCGTGCGAGGGTCGACGCCGTCCGCTGGCCGATGAGGTCTCGTTCACATCCGAGCTGCGCTGGAGCGCGCTGGCATTCTCCGATGAGGACGGGTCGCCGCTCTTGCTCGGGGCCCCGGAGGCGCTCCGCACGCGTCTGACGGTGGGGGACGCCGCTGATGTCGATCGTGTGTCCTCACAGCTCGCCGAACGCGGCCTGCGCGTGGTCCTGCTGGCCCGCGCACAGGAGCCCGCGGCCCTCCGCGACGCAGGAGGGCGTCCGGTCCTTCCGCCTCACCTCTCGCCGATCGCCGTCGTCGCGCTACGGGACGAGCTGCGCCCCGAGGTGCGCGAGACGCTCTCGCGTTTCGCGCAGGTCGGTGTGGCGATCAAGGTGATCTCGGGCGATCACCCGAAGACCGTCGGTGCGATCGCCACGAGCGCCGGCATCGAGCCCGTCGGCGGCATCGTGACCGGCGCGGACATCGAACGGATCGAGGGTGACGGGCTGCGGCAATTCGCGGCGGAGCATGCGATCTTCGCGCGCGTCGCTCCGCACCAGAAGGAACGACTCGTTCAGGCCATGCGCGAGGACGGACGGTACGTGGCCATGGTGGGCGACGGCGTGAACGATGTGCCCTCGCTCAAGAGGGCCGACCTGTCGATCGCGCTGCACGGCGGCACGCAGGCGGCTCGCGCCGTCGCGGACCTCGTGTTGCTCGACGACTCCTTCGCGGCGCTGCCCGTCGCATTCCGTGAGGGCCAGCGGATCCTCCAGGGCATGCAGGACGTGCTGCGCCTTTTCCTCACGCGTATCACCTTCATGGCGCTGCTCATCGCTGCCGCCGCGCTGGTGGACGCGGGCTTCCCTTACACGCCGAAGCAGACCGCGCTTCTCACGCTCCTCACCGTGGGGATCCCGGCCATCGCGCTGGCCGCCACCGCGCGCCCGACGCCACGCGTTCGCGAGCGGCTGGTCCGCTCGCTCATCCATTTCGTGGTGCCGGCCGCGTGGTCGCTGGCGCTCGTCGCGCTGCTGTTGTTCGTCGCGTACACCGCGTTCGGAGACTCGCTCGAGCGTGCACGGAGCACGCTCACGACGTTCTCGATCCTGTGCGGCCTGATGCTCGTCGTCTACGCCGCGCCGCCGACGCGCCGCTGGACCGGTGGTGAGAACAGCGTCGCCGGTTGGCCGACAGTCGCGCTGATCGTTCCACTGCTCGGCGCGTTCGCGTGGGCCATCACTGCTCCGGAGTTGCGTGCGTTCTTCGACCTCGGCACGCTCCAGGGCGTAGATCTCGCCGTCGCGGTGGCCGCGTGCTCGCTCTGGGCAGTGGCACTCCGCTGGACGTGGCGGCAACGGCTGTTGGAGCGAGCGCTCGGGATAACAGAAACGTATGCGGCGCAACGACCCCAACAGATGGTAGGGAACTAA